Proteins encoded within one genomic window of Oryza brachyantha chromosome 7, ObraRS2, whole genome shotgun sequence:
- the LOC121054991 gene encoding uncharacterized protein LOC121054991: MNHQYLHQNDVERHLLLNGISSTYTRWINHGEATAFHVLDEPVHEDENANSVISEDTNGDGLEGMLRDLVNNEHVNDDGHEDGNPSNDAASQFKHLIEEAKRELYSGCTNFSRLTFVIKMLHVKSYYRITNSAFLGMLKILSDAFPEFNTIPKSYDEAKKMLRELGLGYISIHVCPNNCVLFRKTYAKLDNCPICDASRWKDLEKKKVPAKVLRHFPLIPRLQRLFVSKKSSEEVQWHKLKRKHNEKQMTHPADGKAWEDFDKCWPDFAEDARNLRLGLATDGFNPFSNMSSSYSMWPVFVIPYNLPPWLCMQESNFMMALLIPGPHSPGKAFDVFLQPLVEDLLELWSGVDTLDAMTEKSFKLRAAVLWCIHDYPALSTLSGRTTSGYFACLHCDKNPLSYAIRGKLCYIGHCRFLPRGHRLRKASDFNSLHDSNAKPGTFTREELLEELEKVKNVRVGQKRKRSGNRVPIWGRRVCLWELPYWSSLKLRHNLDVMHIEKNVCESLLGTIVDIKGKLKDTVNARIMPAGLRGLLDDDIYQTIAELGKFFRELCSQRLNKDLLARMKTEIPVILCKLEKIFPPAFFDVMVHLAIHLPDEAILRGPVQFGWMYPIERRLYTLKRSVRNKARPEGSIAEAYVAEEALTFCSRYMEDMETEFNRLPRNVGFSNQSAYTVDVFGHGVNLIGACDLYYSEEIDQLVWYVLHNCDQAEEYIKMFQDELSASGVAAADLHRRTAQGAETIPLQMWRLNVSEEVNEDLFALACGPDMRVRSYSTCVVNGVRYNTVERDKNKKTQNSGLTCKGAQKNEIIDFYGTLKEIIELQYTSKDDGTNRSVVVFRCDWYKLDGKHTAVKDDGFYKSINISSLWYKKDCFILATQATQVFYLPDNKYGTNWRVVQTFKHRHLYNVTEIDGVVSTAAPYQEQTCAVDNGRRPEVSDIVPNIPLNRDDEDGHVVEAAEVALLTKENQLNTNIEAEEGDEEEDDTLMEYWSEEEEIAPVEVDSDDE; this comes from the exons ATGAACCATCAATATCTACACCAAAATGATGTGGAGAGGCACCTATTGCTCAATGGCATATCCAGTACATATACAAGGTGGATAAATCATGGAGAGGCCACCGCTTTTCATGTTTTGGATGAACCAGTTCATGAGGATGAAAATGCTAATTCTGTGATATCTGAGGACACTAATGGCGACGGACTTGAAGGGATGTTAAGGGACCTCGTCAACAATGAACATGTAAATGATGATGGACATGAAGATGGAAACCCATCCAATGATGCTGCATCACAATTCAAACATCTGATTGAAGAGGCTAAGCGTGAGCTATATTCTGGTTGCACCAATTTTTCAAGGCTCACATTTGTAATTAAGATGCTCCATGTGAAGTCATACTACAGGATCACTAACTCAGCATTTTTGGGAATGTTGAAGATCTTGTCGGATGCTTTCCCAGAGTTCAACACTATTCCAAAATCATATGATGAAGCAAAGAAAATGCTTCGTGAATTAGGACTTGGTTATATATCAATTCATGTGTGCCCGAACAATTGTGTGCTATTTAGAAAGACATATGcaaaattagataattgtCCAATTTGTGATGCATCAAGATGGAAAGATCTTGAGAAGAAGAAGGTTCCTGCAAAAGTATTACGGCATTTTCCATTAATCCCTAGGCTACAAAGGTTGTTTGTTTCCAAGAAATCATCTGAAGAAGTACAGTGGCATAAGTTGAAGAGGAAACACAATGAGAAGCAAATGACCCATCCTGCCGATGGAAAGGCATGGGAAGATTTTGACAAGTGCTGGCCTGATTTTGCTGAAGATGCACGAAACCTAAGACTTGGACTTGCCACAGATGGTTTCAATCCTTTTAGCAACATGAGTTCATCTTATAGCATGTGGCCTGTTTTTGTGATTCCATACAACTTACCACCATGGTTATGCATGCAAGAATCTAATTTCATGATGGCTTTGCTAATTCCTGGTCCTCATTCACCCGGGAAGGCCTTTGATGTTTTCTTGCAGCCTCTTGTGGAAGATTTACTTGAGCTATGGTCTGGTGTGGACACTCTTGATGCTATGACAGAAAAAAGTTTTAAGCTTCGTGCTGCAGTGTTGTGGTGCATTCATGACTATCCAGCACTGAGTACTCTATCAGGGCGTACCACAAGTGGTTACTTTGCTTGTCTCCATTGTGATAAAAATCCTCTATCCTATGCCATAAGGGGCAAGCTATGTTATATTGGGCACTGTCGTTTTCTTCCGAGAGGTCATCGCTTGCGCAAAGCCAGTGATTTCAACTCTCTCCATGATAGTAATGCAAAGCCAGGTACTTTCACTAGAGAAGAGTTGCTAGAAGAATtagaaaaggttaaaaatgTAAGAGTTGGACAAAAAAGGAAGCGTTCTGGGAATCGTGTGCCAATTTGGGGTAGAAGAGTTTGTTTGTGGGAGTTACCATATTGGTCATCTCTGAAGCTTAGACACAATCTTGATGTCATGcacattgaaaaaaatgtgtgtGAAAGCCTGCTTGGTACCATTGTTGACATAAAAGGGAAGTTAAAAGACACAGTTAATGCAAG GATTATGCCTGCTGGGCTAAGGGGGTTGTTGGACGATGATATCTATCAAACAATTGCTGAGTTAGGCAAATTTTTCAGGGAATTGTGCAGCCAAAGACTGAACAAAGATTTGCTGGCCCGAATGAAGACAGAAATACCTGTCATATTGTGCAAGCTTGAGAAAATATTCCCCCCTGCTTTTTTTGATGTAATGGTTCACCTTGCTATCCATTTACCAGATGAGGCCATCCTTCGTGGACCTGTGCAATTTGGTTGGATGTATCCAATTGAACGGCGCTTGTATACTTTGAAGAGGTCTGTTAGGAACAAAGCACGTCCAGAAGGCTCAATTGCAGAGGCTTATGTTGCAGAAGAAGCCCTCACATTTTGTTCCAGGTACATGGAAGATATGGAGACAGAGTTTAATCGACTCCCAAGAAATGTTGGATTTTCAAATCAATCAGCCTATACTGTTGATGTTTTTGGGCATGGTGTTAATCTTATTGGTGCATGTGATCTTTACTACTCTGAGGAAATAGATCAGTTGGTTTGGTATGttctccataactgtgatCAAGCCGAGGAAtacataaa AATGTTTCAAGATGAATTATCAGCATCAGGGGTGGCTGCTGCAGATCTTCATAGGAGGACTGCACAAG GCGCTGAAACAATCCCTTTGCAGATGTGGAGGTTGAATGTATCAGAGGAGGTAAATGAAGATTTATTTGCCTTAGCATGTGGCCCTGACATGAGAGTAAGATCATACTCCACATGTGTTGTCAATGGTGTTAGGTACAACACCGTCGAGCGTGATAAAAACAAGAAGACCCAGAACTCTGGATTGACATGTAAAGGCGCACAGAAAAATGAgataattgatttttatggtACATTGAAAGAGATTATTGAGTTACAGTATACCAGCAAGGATGATGGCACAAATCGATCGGTTGTGGTTTTTAGATGTGACTGGTACAAATTGGATGGTAAGCATACTGCAGTGAAGGATGATGGATTCTACAAAAGTATCAATATTAGCAGTTTGTGGTATAAAAAGGATTGCTTTATTCTGGCAACTCAAGCAACACAGGTTTTTTATTTGCCAGATAATAAGTACGGAACGAATTGGCGGGTTGTCCAAACGTTTAAGCATCGTCATTTGTACAATGTGACTGAAATAGATGGAGTTGTATCGACCGCTGCACCCTATCAAGAGCAGACATGTGCTGTGGATAATGGCAGAAGACCAGAAGTATCTGACATTGTACCTAACATACCTTTAAACCGAGATGATGAAGATGGCCATGTTGTTGAGGCTGCTGAGGTTGCACTGCTTACAAAggaaaatcaattaaatacTAATATTGAAGCTGAAGAaggagatgaggaggaggatgacacACTCATGGAGTACTGgagtgaagaagaagaaattgcCCCAGTTGAGGTAGATAGCGATGATGAGTAG